From a region of the Prevotella melaninogenica genome:
- a CDS encoding MAG1210 family protein, whose product MVEDIYDPLNEYISTFKDKFKKLADETFNALADEAQVDVEANRETCRQIYAGEKQLTDVSGRTTMWTILCVILWIAVVAGGAVVYVKWNELPMEYLLMIGGGAVLLLVFLLLKVHPTLKSLRAQHNDLDNKVKTLKEQAWNQMAALNRLYDWDVFTRMMSKTVPRLEFDPYFTTQRLADLRKTYGWNDSFNTERSVLYSHSGLINGNPFVICRTRKMEMGEKTYHGQKTIFWTTTETGPDGKPRTVSHSETLHASVTAPYPNYFERTRLIYGNTAAPDLTFYRKPSGLAGKEGSLRYKWDRFMLRRKARNLENGDFAMLTNEEFEVAFNTSNRNNNQQYALLFTPLAQQSMMALLMDEKEGYGDDFDFDKHYMINTIIPEHLQVLDLDMNPTQYRSFDFEKAKKDFYEINERYFRAIYFSFAPLLCVPMYQQIRPQKDIYGHDMEQKSSFWEHEALANFWGQENFQHPDCVTPCIMKTSSAAQGDGCMLINVTAYGFRSERRMSYISKYGGDGSWHDVPVEWYEFLPVEGNGRIMMQEDETQNDTDMSQKQRMNHISDVLQKSHLDVYRRHIASKI is encoded by the coding sequence ATGGTAGAGGATATATATGATCCACTAAACGAATACATCAGCACCTTCAAAGATAAGTTTAAGAAGTTGGCTGATGAAACCTTTAATGCACTTGCTGATGAGGCTCAGGTTGATGTTGAGGCTAATCGTGAGACGTGTCGACAAATCTATGCAGGTGAGAAGCAACTCACGGATGTGTCTGGTCGTACCACGATGTGGACTATCCTATGTGTCATTCTGTGGATAGCTGTGGTGGCAGGTGGTGCTGTTGTTTATGTGAAATGGAATGAGCTTCCAATGGAATACCTCTTGATGATAGGTGGAGGGGCAGTCTTACTGCTTGTCTTTCTATTATTAAAGGTACATCCAACATTGAAGTCTTTACGTGCTCAGCACAACGATTTAGACAATAAGGTGAAAACTTTGAAAGAGCAGGCATGGAATCAGATGGCTGCTCTGAATAGGCTTTATGACTGGGATGTCTTTACGCGTATGATGTCGAAGACCGTACCCAGACTGGAGTTCGACCCTTATTTTACGACACAACGACTGGCAGACCTTCGTAAAACATACGGATGGAATGACTCTTTTAATACTGAGCGTTCTGTGCTTTATTCCCATTCTGGACTTATTAATGGTAACCCCTTCGTCATCTGTCGAACACGAAAGATGGAGATGGGAGAGAAGACCTATCACGGTCAGAAAACCATTTTTTGGACAACAACAGAGACGGGTCCTGATGGAAAACCACGTACTGTGTCTCACTCAGAAACCTTACATGCCAGTGTGACAGCACCTTATCCTAATTACTTTGAGCGTACAAGGCTTATCTATGGTAATACAGCAGCACCCGACTTGACCTTCTATCGTAAGCCAAGTGGGTTGGCAGGAAAGGAAGGGTCGTTGCGTTATAAGTGGGATCGGTTTATGTTGAGGCGTAAAGCACGCAACCTTGAGAACGGTGATTTTGCGATGTTGACGAATGAAGAGTTTGAAGTTGCGTTCAATACAAGTAATCGTAATAACAATCAGCAATATGCTTTACTCTTCACACCATTGGCACAACAGAGTATGATGGCATTGTTGATGGACGAGAAAGAGGGCTATGGTGATGACTTTGATTTCGATAAGCATTACATGATAAACACTATCATACCAGAACATCTACAAGTGTTAGACCTCGATATGAACCCTACTCAGTATCGCAGTTTTGACTTTGAGAAAGCTAAGAAAGACTTTTACGAAATCAATGAGAGATACTTCCGTGCTATCTACTTTAGTTTTGCACCTTTGTTGTGTGTGCCGATGTATCAGCAGATACGTCCACAGAAGGATATCTACGGACATGATATGGAGCAGAAGAGTTCGTTCTGGGAACATGAAGCATTGGCTAACTTTTGGGGACAGGAGAATTTCCAGCATCCAGATTGTGTGACTCCTTGTATTATGAAGACTTCTTCTGCGGCACAGGGTGATGGCTGTATGCTGATTAACGTGACAGCTTATGGTTTCCGTTCAGAGCGTCGTATGTCGTATATCAGTAAGTATGGTGGTGACGGTTCATGGCATGATGTACCCGTGGAGTGGTATGAGTTCTTACCTGTTGAGGGCAATGGTCGTATTATGATGCAGGAGGATGAGACTCAAAACGATACTGATATGAGTCAGAAACAGCGTATGAACCATATCAGTGACGTCTTACAGAAATCACACTTAGATGTCTATAGAAGGCATATTGCTTCTAAGATATAA
- the upp gene encoding uracil phosphoribosyltransferase, translating into MDIINFSEQNSIINQYLAEIRDKDYQKNRLLFRNNVMRIGEFEAFEISKTLNYEPKDVVTPLGTAQVNVPTDKIVLATIFRAGLPFHNGFLNIFDHAGNAFVSAYREYTDAEHHEVGIHVEYLATPDINGKTLIIADPMLATGGSMELGYKAILSKGTPRHVHVACLLATPEGIAHIRKTFPEDSTTIWCAAIDEGLNEHKYIVPGFGDAGDLCYGEKL; encoded by the coding sequence ATGGACATCATTAATTTTTCAGAGCAGAACTCTATTATCAATCAGTATTTAGCAGAAATCCGTGATAAGGATTATCAGAAGAATCGTTTGCTCTTCCGCAACAATGTTATGCGTATCGGCGAGTTCGAAGCTTTTGAAATTTCTAAAACACTGAACTACGAACCAAAGGATGTTGTTACTCCATTAGGTACGGCTCAGGTTAATGTACCAACTGACAAGATTGTTTTGGCTACTATTTTCCGTGCTGGATTGCCTTTCCATAACGGTTTCCTTAACATATTCGACCATGCTGGTAATGCCTTCGTTAGTGCTTATCGCGAATATACGGATGCTGAACATCATGAGGTAGGTATTCACGTTGAATATCTTGCTACACCAGACATCAATGGTAAGACACTTATCATCGCTGACCCAATGTTGGCTACTGGTGGTTCTATGGAGTTGGGTTATAAGGCTATCCTTTCAAAGGGAACTCCTCGTCATGTGCATGTTGCTTGTCTTTTGGCTACACCAGAAGGTATCGCACATATCCGCAAAACCTTCCCTGAAGACTCTACCACCATCTGGTGTGCAGCAATTGACGAAGGACTGAACGAACATAAGTACATTGTTCCTGGCTTCGGTGATGCTGGTGACTTGTGCTATGGTGAGAAGTTATAA
- the pckA gene encoding phosphoenolpyruvate carboxykinase (ATP) codes for MAKFDKSVLEKYGITGTTEVLYNPSYEVLFNEETKESLQGYERGQETELGAVNVMTGIYTGRSPKDKFIVDDENSHDTVWWDSEEYHNDNHRASKEAWTAVKDIAKKELSNKRLFVVDGFCGTHKDTRMKIRFIVEVAWQAHFVTNMFIRPKSEADFDQEPDFIVYNASKAKVENWKELGLHSETCVMFNVTTKEQVIVNTWYGGEMKKGMFSMMNYFLPLKGMASMHCSANTDMNGENTAIFFGLSGTGKTTLSTDPKRKLIGDDEHGWDDKGIFNYEGGCYAKVINLDKESEPDIYGAITRDALLENVTVDENGKIDFADKSVTENTRVSYPIYHIKNIQRPESQGPAAKQVIFLSADAFGVLPPVSILTPEQTKYYFLSGFTAKLAGTERGITEPTPTFSACFGQAFLELHPTKYAEELVKKMQQSGAKAYLVNTGWNGTGKRISIRDTRGIIDAILNHSIDAAPTKQIPYFDFTVPTKLEGVATDILDPRDTYADAAQWEEKAKDLAARFIKNFKKYENNEAGKALVAAGPQL; via the coding sequence ATGGCAAAGTTTGATAAGAGCGTACTTGAGAAGTACGGTATTACAGGTACAACAGAAGTACTTTACAATCCTTCTTACGAAGTATTGTTCAATGAAGAAACAAAAGAGAGTCTTCAGGGCTATGAAAGAGGTCAGGAGACTGAGCTTGGTGCAGTAAACGTAATGACTGGTATCTACACTGGTCGTTCTCCTAAGGATAAGTTCATCGTTGATGATGAGAACTCTCACGATACAGTATGGTGGGATTCTGAGGAATACCATAACGATAACCACCGTGCTTCTAAGGAAGCTTGGACAGCTGTTAAGGACATCGCTAAGAAGGAGCTTTCTAACAAGCGTCTTTTCGTAGTTGATGGTTTCTGCGGTACTCACAAGGACACACGTATGAAGATTCGTTTCATCGTTGAGGTTGCTTGGCAGGCTCACTTTGTAACAAACATGTTCATCCGTCCAAAGTCAGAGGCAGACTTCGATCAGGAGCCAGACTTTATCGTTTACAACGCTTCTAAGGCTAAGGTTGAGAACTGGAAGGAGCTCGGTCTTCATTCAGAGACTTGCGTTATGTTCAACGTAACAACTAAGGAGCAGGTAATCGTTAACACATGGTACGGTGGTGAGATGAAGAAGGGTATGTTCTCTATGATGAACTACTTCTTGCCATTGAAGGGTATGGCTTCTATGCACTGCTCTGCTAACACTGACATGAACGGTGAGAACACAGCTATCTTCTTCGGTCTTTCTGGTACTGGTAAGACTACTCTTTCTACCGATCCAAAGCGTAAGCTCATCGGTGATGACGAGCACGGATGGGATGACAAGGGTATCTTCAACTATGAGGGTGGTTGCTATGCTAAGGTTATCAACCTTGACAAGGAGTCTGAGCCAGACATCTACGGTGCTATCACACGTGACGCTCTCCTCGAGAACGTAACAGTTGACGAGAATGGTAAGATTGACTTCGCTGATAAGAGCGTAACAGAGAATACTCGTGTTTCTTACCCAATCTACCACATTAAGAACATCCAGCGTCCTGAGTCTCAGGGTCCAGCTGCTAAGCAGGTTATCTTCCTTTCAGCTGATGCATTCGGTGTATTGCCTCCAGTATCTATCTTGACTCCAGAGCAGACTAAGTACTACTTCCTCTCTGGTTTCACTGCTAAGTTGGCTGGTACAGAGCGTGGTATCACTGAGCCTACTCCAACATTCTCTGCTTGCTTCGGTCAGGCATTCTTGGAGCTCCACCCAACAAAGTATGCTGAGGAGTTGGTTAAGAAGATGCAGCAGAGTGGCGCTAAGGCTTACTTGGTTAACACTGGTTGGAATGGTACAGGTAAGCGTATCTCTATCCGCGATACTCGTGGTATCATCGACGCTATCTTGAACCACTCAATCGACGCTGCTCCAACAAAGCAGATTCCTTACTTCGACTTCACTGTTCCTACAAAGCTCGAAGGTGTTGCTACTGACATTCTCGATCCACGTGACACTTACGCTGATGCAGCTCAGTGGGAAGAGAAGGCTAAGGACCTCGCAGCTCGTTTCATCAAGAACTTCAAGAAGTACGAGAACAACGAGGCTGGTAAGGCTCTCGTAGCAGCTGGTCCACAGCTCTAA
- a CDS encoding KilA-N domain-containing protein, with the protein MKEDNSTEISVLIGNESDYICLTDMAHFKDKERTDYVIQNWLRTRSTIEYLGAWEQLYNPNFNPTEFDGFRNSAGLNSFTLTAKQWIQKTNAIGIMSKAGRYGGTYAHKDIAFNFGMWLSPVFQLYIVKEYQRLKEQESEPLSLEWNAKRILSKTNYTLHTDAIKNVIIPKMDIEAIKHGIIYATEADMLNIILFGCKAKEWVQANPNLASKGINIRETASINQLVVLSNMESANSEMIKQGVPRKQRFEILHKMAKEQLKVLDTNNTEQRFRKILPDSTKIIE; encoded by the coding sequence ATCAAAGAAGATAACAGTACAGAAATATCTGTGCTGATAGGAAATGAGAGCGACTACATTTGCCTAACAGATATGGCACATTTCAAAGACAAGGAAAGGACGGATTATGTCATACAGAACTGGTTACGCACAAGAAGCACAATAGAATATTTGGGAGCATGGGAACAGCTTTACAACCCTAATTTTAATCCCACCGAATTCGATGGGTTTAGAAATAGCGCAGGATTAAACTCATTTACTCTAACCGCAAAGCAATGGATACAAAAGACAAATGCGATAGGTATTATGTCTAAGGCTGGCAGGTATGGTGGAACTTACGCACACAAGGATATAGCCTTTAATTTTGGCATGTGGCTAAGTCCTGTATTCCAACTTTACATTGTAAAGGAATACCAGCGGTTAAAAGAACAAGAGAGCGAACCGCTTTCGTTAGAGTGGAACGCAAAGCGAATACTATCCAAAACCAATTATACACTTCATACTGATGCTATTAAAAACGTGATTATTCCTAAAATGGACATTGAGGCTATCAAGCATGGGATTATCTATGCAACAGAAGCTGATATGTTAAATATAATTCTCTTTGGGTGTAAAGCAAAAGAATGGGTTCAAGCGAACCCGAATTTGGCATCTAAAGGAATAAATATTAGAGAAACTGCAAGCATCAACCAGTTAGTAGTATTATCTAATATGGAATCTGCTAATTCTGAAATGATAAAACAAGGGGTACCAAGAAAGCAACGTTTTGAGATTCTCCATAAAATGGCAAAAGAACAGTTAAAGGTACTTGACACGAACAATACAGAACAAAGATTTAGAAAGATCTTACCTGATAGTACAAAGATAATAGAGTAA